The nucleotide sequence CCTTGAAGCCTCTTCTGCAAAATTTGAATCTTCAATCTTATCAAAGAATACGAAAAGCGGCTTACGGCTTTTTGCATAACGTCTACTGTATTGCTGTATATTTTCAGATGTCTCACTTGGATTTCGAGTTATATCCTGAATAACAGCGGCAGAATTGGGCCCAATTTCAACTGCGAAATTCTCAAAGCCTCTTTCTTTTAAAACCTGAAGGATTCCTTTCGTGAAAAATGATAATTGAGCAGAGTTATGTACCTCAGCTAATCCTACAAATTGATTATCGGCAATCCAATTAGTCCATTGTTCTTTTGCAGCTCCATTAATTTCATGCTGCTCAGACAATGAAAAACGAACAGCTGATGATTCCATCATTTCAGATGTCAAAGTTTTTTGACCGTAGGTTTGAAAGAGGGAAATGAATAATAGTATGCTAGCGATAAAAATTCTGGAATTCATCATTTTGGTTTTTATTGTATTTGAACTCGAATGTCGTATATGCGGATGAGATTTTTTGATTGAAATCGTTTATCTGAATTCAAATGAACAAATTTGCGGATGCCTGAATTCAATGCTTTTCAGCTGATTATTTTCCTAGGCCTGGTCAATGGCCTGATCTTGCTTCTCTCGCTAAGTTCACTGCCTAAGAAGTTCAGAAAACCCGCGAAGATTCTGGGGTGGTTCATCCTTGGGTATACTGCATACGTTTCTAATTGGACCATATTTGCTTCTATAGGATTTTATCATAATGTTACCCCATTATGGATTCCATCACTCTACTTCTTACCTGCGCTTACTTACTTATTTAGTAAATCCATCATTTCTCCTGAGGGGATTTCAAAAACTGATTTATTTTTTTTCATACCAGGGATATTAGATGCCGCCTTTCAAGTAGCTAAGTGGATTTGGTATTTAAATTTTCATGAAGGCTATTATTTTCCTTTGGACGACCGTACCGAATTTTTTATCTATGAAGGGATTGGGCTACTATTTGCAACTTTCTGTATTTGCAAAATCGTGCTAATAATTCGAAGAACCTCCTTTAAAAGAAATGATGCATTCAGGTTTTATCGCTATGCTTTATTTTTTTTACTGTTTGTTTTGTTTAGGTGGATGACCTTGTACGCGATGGATTATTTCAATCCGGCATTACTCACTTTTAATTTGCAATTCACTTTTTGGTTGATAGATCTTGTCTTTTTTCTATTTCTAGGATACCGTAGTTTAATAGCTCCTGGCAAGTATGTTTCACGAATACCTATCAAAAAAACAAGTAATATACCTGACGAAGCGAAGAGTTTAATTTCAGTTATTAAAGAAGAGAGGCTTTATCTAAATCCAGCATTTAGTAGAAAGCACTTAGGAGAAAAACTTGGATTGCCTGACACAAAGATATCTGGGATCATAAGCAACCAACTAGACACTACATTTTATGAGTTGGTTAATGAAATGAGATTAGGTGAAGCTAA is from Marinobacter alexandrii and encodes:
- a CDS encoding helix-turn-helix domain-containing protein, with translation MPEFNAFQLIIFLGLVNGLILLLSLSSLPKKFRKPAKILGWFILGYTAYVSNWTIFASIGFYHNVTPLWIPSLYFLPALTYLFSKSIISPEGISKTDLFFFIPGILDAAFQVAKWIWYLNFHEGYYFPLDDRTEFFIYEGIGLLFATFCICKIVLIIRRTSFKRNDAFRFYRYALFFLLFVLFRWMTLYAMDYFNPALLTFNLQFTFWLIDLVFFLFLGYRSLIAPGKYVSRIPIKKTSNIPDEAKSLISVIKEERLYLNPAFSRKHLGEKLGLPDTKISGIISNQLDTTFYELVNEMRLGEAKSFLDEGLSSSLTLEAIASQAGFKSKTTFYKFFKNKLGMNPSEYLRSIE